In a single window of the Flavobacterium sp. W4I14 genome:
- a CDS encoding 23S rRNA (cytosine1962-C5)-methyltransferase (product_source=KO:K06969; cath_funfam=2.30.130.10,3.30.750.80,3.40.50.150; cog=COG1092; ko=KO:K06969; pfam=PF10672,PF17785; smart=SM00359; superfamily=53335,88697), with protein MVEITLKKGKEKAALQRHPWVFSGALEKVKGKPEDGDVVKVFAFDNEFLAYGYYNSNSRVAVRLLEWDETQTIDNSWYQNRLKQAIASRQFILDEHTNTCRLVFSEADFLPGLIVDQYADFLSLQILSSGIEKVKAEIVEILKTELNPKGIFDKSDATARTHEGLPIENGLLWGENPPEFLEVKENGIIYHINIAEGQKSGFYCDQRDNRHILASYTKGKKVLDCFSYSGGFSLNSLANGAASITSVDSSALAVETLKQNVALNQFDADKVTAIQSDVNKQLRTFKESGELFDVIVLDPPKYAPSRSALDRAARAYKDLNRLGMLLLEKGGLLATFSCSGAVDIETFKQIIAWAALDAGKEVQIIKQFCQPEDHPVRISFPEGEYLKGLLLRVL; from the coding sequence ATGGTAGAAATCACATTAAAAAAGGGCAAAGAAAAAGCGGCATTACAAAGACATCCATGGGTATTTTCCGGAGCATTGGAGAAAGTTAAGGGAAAACCTGAAGATGGTGATGTAGTAAAAGTTTTTGCTTTCGACAATGAATTTCTAGCCTATGGTTATTACAACAGCAATTCGCGTGTTGCCGTTCGTCTTTTGGAATGGGATGAAACGCAAACCATTGATAACAGCTGGTACCAGAACCGCTTAAAACAGGCTATTGCTTCACGTCAGTTTATTTTAGATGAGCACACTAATACCTGCCGACTGGTTTTTAGCGAAGCTGATTTCCTGCCAGGTTTAATTGTTGATCAATATGCTGATTTTCTTTCTCTTCAGATTTTAAGTTCAGGAATCGAAAAAGTTAAAGCAGAAATCGTAGAAATTTTAAAAACTGAATTAAATCCAAAAGGGATCTTTGATAAAAGTGATGCTACTGCCCGTACCCACGAAGGTTTACCCATCGAAAACGGATTGCTCTGGGGCGAAAACCCACCAGAATTTTTGGAGGTAAAAGAAAATGGAATTATTTACCACATCAATATTGCAGAAGGACAAAAATCAGGATTTTATTGTGATCAGCGCGATAATCGACACATTTTAGCCAGTTATACAAAAGGTAAAAAAGTTTTGGATTGTTTTAGTTACAGCGGTGGATTTAGCTTAAATAGTTTGGCTAATGGTGCTGCAAGTATTACCAGTGTTGATAGTTCCGCTTTGGCTGTAGAAACATTAAAACAAAACGTAGCCTTAAACCAATTCGATGCGGATAAAGTCACAGCTATACAATCAGATGTAAATAAGCAACTCCGGACTTTCAAAGAATCGGGAGAATTATTTGATGTGATTGTGCTCGATCCGCCTAAATACGCACCATCGCGATCGGCATTAGACCGCGCGGCAAGGGCCTATAAAGATTTAAACCGTTTGGGCATGTTATTGTTAGAAAAAGGGGGCTTATTGGCTACTTTTTCTTGTTCGGGAGCGGTTGATATCGAAACCTTTAAACAGATTATCGCCTGGGCGGCACTTGATGCAGGCAAAGAAGTTCAGATTATTAAACAATTCTGCCAACCAGAAGATCATCCGGTTCGGATTTCTTTTCCGGAAGGAGAATACTTAAAGGGATTGTTGTTAAGGGTGCTATAA
- a CDS encoding GLPGLI family protein (product_source=TIGR01200; cleavage_site_network=SignalP-noTM; pfam=PF09697; superfamily=116927; tigrfam=TIGR01200), with protein MKLKYAILMLTCTINYAMAQNARFVTQGTIEFEKKINIYALLKDQAKRYPDNFWSAQALEQYQKNNPQFKTLKSELIFKNDQTFFNPLADESVSNNWASNFASAKQSNIILTNLKTATSINQKSVYEETYLVKDSTRKINWKITDEFRTIAGYDCRRANALIMDSIYVVAFYAESIPVSGGPETFSGLPGMILGVALPREHITWFATTVKDVEIADAKLKTPSKGKPVNKKQLSEILKGALKDWGNYASDILKAADM; from the coding sequence ATGAAATTAAAATACGCCATATTGATGCTTACTTGCACTATAAATTATGCAATGGCACAAAACGCAAGGTTTGTAACCCAAGGTACTATTGAGTTTGAAAAAAAGATAAACATATATGCGCTGCTTAAAGACCAGGCAAAACGATATCCTGATAATTTTTGGAGTGCACAAGCATTAGAGCAGTACCAAAAAAACAATCCGCAGTTTAAAACTTTAAAAAGCGAGCTTATTTTTAAAAACGATCAGACTTTCTTTAACCCACTGGCTGATGAAAGTGTTTCTAACAACTGGGCGAGTAATTTTGCCTCTGCCAAACAGAGTAATATCATTTTAACCAACCTAAAAACCGCCACTAGTATTAATCAAAAATCAGTCTACGAAGAAACTTATCTGGTAAAAGATTCTACACGTAAGATAAACTGGAAAATAACCGACGAATTTAGAACTATTGCGGGTTACGATTGCCGTAGAGCAAATGCCCTGATTATGGATTCAATCTATGTTGTAGCTTTTTACGCAGAAAGTATTCCTGTATCAGGAGGCCCAGAAACTTTTAGCGGATTGCCGGGCATGATATTAGGTGTGGCATTACCACGCGAACATATTACCTGGTTCGCCACAACAGTAAAAGATGTAGAAATAGCTGATGCAAAGCTGAAGACACCCTCAAAAGGAAAACCTGTTAATAAAAAACAGCTTAGTGAAATATTAAAAGGCGCCTTAAAAGATTGGGGTAATTATGCCAGCGATATTTTAAAAGCCGCGGATATGTAA
- a CDS encoding CRP/FNR family transcriptional regulator (product_source=KO:K01420; cath_funfam=2.60.120.10; cog=COG0664; ko=KO:K01420; pfam=PF00027; superfamily=51206) → MYSALYNHINRFIDLNSDEQETLASLLKSFSVKKKAFLLEEGQTCRANYFVVKGCLRLYFIDIKGAEQTTQFAIENWWITDLTSFLFHEQSEFYIQAAETTEVIAIEHHHYDEMFHKLPKLERYFRLILQKNHQASQRRIKFLYSQTAEERYRHFNSLFPEFVQRVPQYMLASYLGFTPEFLSKIRAKK, encoded by the coding sequence ATGTATAGTGCACTTTATAACCACATCAATAGATTTATAGATTTGAATAGCGATGAACAAGAAACCCTTGCATCGTTACTCAAATCTTTTTCCGTTAAAAAGAAAGCTTTTTTATTAGAAGAAGGGCAAACCTGCAGGGCGAATTATTTTGTAGTAAAAGGCTGCCTGAGGCTTTATTTCATTGATATAAAGGGCGCTGAGCAGACCACACAGTTTGCCATCGAAAACTGGTGGATTACCGATCTAACCAGCTTTCTATTTCATGAGCAATCTGAATTTTATATCCAGGCAGCAGAAACCACCGAGGTGATTGCCATCGAACATCACCATTATGATGAAATGTTCCATAAACTCCCTAAGCTGGAAAGGTACTTTAGACTGATCTTGCAAAAAAACCATCAAGCTTCACAGCGGAGGATAAAATTCCTGTACAGCCAAACAGCGGAGGAAAGATACCGTCATTTTAATAGTTTATTCCCTGAATTTGTTCAGCGTGTACCACAGTATATGCTGGCTTCTTACCTCGGCTTTACTCCAGAATTTCTGAGTAAAATCAGGGCGAAGAAATAG
- a CDS encoding AhpD family alkylhydroperoxidase (product_source=TIGR00778; cog=COG2128; pfam=PF02627; superfamily=69118; tigrfam=TIGR00778), with protein MESRIDIPKVEPAAYQAMYGLEKYLSTSKLDPILLELIKMRASQINGCAFCLNMHSTDARKIGETEQRLYLLNAWRETTLFTAQEEAVLALTEEVTLISHHVSDATYQKAASFFNEQELAQIIMAIVTINAWNRLAITAKVMVG; from the coding sequence ATGGAAAGTAGAATTGATATCCCAAAAGTAGAACCTGCAGCTTACCAAGCCATGTACGGTTTAGAGAAATATTTATCAACCAGCAAACTAGATCCAATTCTTTTAGAACTGATTAAAATGCGTGCATCGCAAATTAACGGCTGTGCATTTTGCTTAAATATGCACTCAACCGATGCCCGTAAAATAGGTGAAACCGAACAACGTTTGTATTTATTAAATGCCTGGAGAGAAACAACCTTATTCACGGCACAAGAAGAAGCTGTTTTGGCTTTAACAGAAGAGGTAACCTTAATTAGCCACCATGTTTCTGATGCAACTTATCAAAAAGCTGCAAGCTTTTTTAACGAGCAGGAACTAGCACAGATTATTATGGCTATAGTTACCATTAACGCCTGGAATAGACTGGCCATTACCGCTAAAGTGATGGTTGGCTAA